Within the Bradyrhizobium ottawaense genome, the region ATCTCACGCAGGCAGCGCGCGAAGGCAAGCTCGATCCCGTGATCGGACGCGACGAGGAAATCCGCCGCACCATCCAGGTGCTCTCCCGCCGTACCAAGAACAACCCCGTACTGATTGGCGAGCCCGGCGTCGGCAAGACCGCGATCGTTGAGGGCCTGGCGTTGCGGATCCTCAACGGCGACGTGCCGGAAAGCCTGAAAGACAAGAAGCTGTTGTCGCTCGATCTCGGCGCGTTGATTGCGGGCGCCAAATATCGCGGCGAGTTCGAGGAGCGGCTGAAAGCGGTGCTGCAGGAGGTCACAAGCGCCGAGGGCGGCATCATCCTGTTCATCGACGAGATGCACACGCTGATTGGTGCCGGCAAGGCCGACGGCGCGATGGATGCCTCCAACCTGCTCAAGCCGGCGCTGGCGCGCGGTGAACTGCATTGCATCGGCGCGACCACGCTCGATGAATATCGCAAGCATGTCGAAAAGGACGCAGCCCTGGCCCGGCGTTTCCAGCCGGTGTTCGTGTCCGAACCTACCGTCGAGGACACGATTTCGATCCTGCGCGGTCTGAAGGAGAAGTATGAGCTCCATCACGGAGTCCGCATTGCGGACTCAGCGCTGGTTGCTGCGGCGACGTTGTCGAACCGCTACATCACCGACCGCTTCCTGCCCGACAAGGCCATCGATCTCGTCGACGAGGCGGCGGCACGCCTGAAGATGCAGGTCGATTCGAAGCCGGAAGAGCTGGATTCGCTCGACCGTGAGATCATCCGCCTCAAGATCGAAAAGGAAGCACTCAAGAAGGAAACCGACCGCGGTTCCAAGACCCGCCTGCAGACCCTCGAGAAGGACCTGGTCGACCTGGAAAAGAAGTCGGCTGACCTGACGTCGAAATGGCAGGCGGAAAAGAGCAAGCTCTCCGATGCGCAGAAGATGAAGAGCGAACTCGAGCAGCTTCGCACCGAACTCGCCAACGCGCAGCGCCGCGGCGAATTCCAGCGAGCGGGCGAGCTTGCCTACGGCCGCATTCCGGATCTCGAGAAGAAGCTCGCTACAGTCGAGGCCAGCGAGAATTCCTCGATCAGCGAAGCAGTGACCGCTGACAATATCGCGCAAGTAGTGTCGCGCTGGACCGGTGTTCCCGTCGACAGGATGCTCGAAGGCGAGAAGGACAAGCTGCTCCGGATGGAAGACATGCTCGGCAGGCGCGTCGTCGGCCAGGCCGAGGCCGTGCGTGCGGTGGCGACCGCCGTGCGTCGTGCGCGCGCCGGATTGCAAGACCCGAACCGCCCGATGGGCTCGTTCATGTTCTTAGGTCCCACCGGCGTCGGCAAGACCGAGCTTGCCAAGGCCCTCGCCGAGTATCTGTTCAACGACGAGACCGCGATGGTCCGCCTCGACATGTCCGAATACATGGAGAAGCATTCGGTATCGCGGCTGATCGGCGCGCCTCCCGGCTATGTCGGTTATGACGAGGGCGGCGCCCTTACCGAGGCGGTGCGCCGGCGGCCCTATCAGGTGGTGTTGTTTGACGAAATCGAAAAAGCGCATCCGGACGTGTTTAACGTTCTGTTGCAGGTCCTGGATGACGGACGTCTCACCGACGGCCAGGGCCGCACCGTCGACTTCCGCAACACGCTGATCATCATGACGTCCAATATCGGGGCGGAGTATCTTGTCAATCAGCCGGAAGGTGAAGATACCAGCGCGGTGCGCGAGCAGGTCATGGCGCTGGTGCGTGCGCACTTCCGTCCGGAATTCTTGAACCGCGTCGATGAGATAATCCTCTTTCACCGTTTGCAGAAGAGCGAGATGGGTCGGATCGTCGAGATCCAGTTCGCGCGTCTGCAAAAGCTGTTGGAGGATCGCAAGATCGAGCTGTCGCTCGATTCGAAGGCGCGGGACTGGCTCGCGAGCAAGGGCTGGGATCCGGCCTACGGCGCGCGCCCGCTCAAGCGTGTGATCCAGCGCAATGTGCAGGACCCGCTCGCCGAGATGATCCTGGCTGGCGACGTGCGCGACGGTTCGCCAGTGAAAATCTCCGCGACCAAGGGAGGCCTCACTTTCAATGGCAAGAGGCCACAGACGACGGATGTCGATGAGTTCGAATCGGCGTGAGAATGCCCAGGGCGTCGCAGTCGTATGCGATGAGTTCAACGAAGGAGGAAGCCATGATGAAGCACAAGATCGAAGCAGGAATGGAGGTCATCGGGGCCGATGGTGTCCATGTCGGCACAGTTGATCGCGTCGTCGGCGATCGCATCGAACTCAAAAGGCGCGACAGCGGCGATGGGACGCACAAGGGGCATCATCACTACATCGAACTCGGCTTCGTGGCCGGCGTTGAGGGCCCAAAGGTCCGTCTTTCCGCCAATGCAGAGATTGCCGTGACGCTGGAAGAGGAGAGGTCCGGCCGACCTGTCGATCTGGGATAAATGGTTGCATGGTGGTGGGTCGGGCATTTCCCTCCCGCCCCCCCCCGATGAGGAGCGAAGTGTGTCGTCCACGAATCCGCAACCAGTTGTTGCACAGCTCACGCGTGCCGCCGTCTTCCTGGTAGTCACAATCAAGCCTGAGCCGGAATGCGATGACATCGTGCGGGCCTTGTGCAGCGATCTGGCCGCACTTTTACGTGCGGTCGGTTTCCGTGACCTCGAGGGCAGGCTGTCATGTGTCATGGGATTCGGCTC harbors:
- the clpB gene encoding ATP-dependent chaperone ClpB; protein product: MNIEKYTDRTRGFIQSAQSLATREGHQQFSTLHILKVLLDDSEGLAGGLIDRAGGNSRAILKATEDALAKLPKVTGAGSGQIYLAPETARAFAAAEQAADKAGDSFVAVERLLLALTTDKDSEAGKLLAKGGVTPQNLNAAINALRKGRTADSASAENAYDALKKYSRDLTQAAREGKLDPVIGRDEEIRRTIQVLSRRTKNNPVLIGEPGVGKTAIVEGLALRILNGDVPESLKDKKLLSLDLGALIAGAKYRGEFEERLKAVLQEVTSAEGGIILFIDEMHTLIGAGKADGAMDASNLLKPALARGELHCIGATTLDEYRKHVEKDAALARRFQPVFVSEPTVEDTISILRGLKEKYELHHGVRIADSALVAAATLSNRYITDRFLPDKAIDLVDEAAARLKMQVDSKPEELDSLDREIIRLKIEKEALKKETDRGSKTRLQTLEKDLVDLEKKSADLTSKWQAEKSKLSDAQKMKSELEQLRTELANAQRRGEFQRAGELAYGRIPDLEKKLATVEASENSSISEAVTADNIAQVVSRWTGVPVDRMLEGEKDKLLRMEDMLGRRVVGQAEAVRAVATAVRRARAGLQDPNRPMGSFMFLGPTGVGKTELAKALAEYLFNDETAMVRLDMSEYMEKHSVSRLIGAPPGYVGYDEGGALTEAVRRRPYQVVLFDEIEKAHPDVFNVLLQVLDDGRLTDGQGRTVDFRNTLIIMTSNIGAEYLVNQPEGEDTSAVREQVMALVRAHFRPEFLNRVDEIILFHRLQKSEMGRIVEIQFARLQKLLEDRKIELSLDSKARDWLASKGWDPAYGARPLKRVIQRNVQDPLAEMILAGDVRDGSPVKISATKGGLTFNGKRPQTTDVDEFESA
- a CDS encoding DUF2171 domain-containing protein, which codes for MKHKIEAGMEVIGADGVHVGTVDRVVGDRIELKRRDSGDGTHKGHHHYIELGFVAGVEGPKVRLSANAEIAVTLEEERSGRPVDLG